One Erpetoichthys calabaricus chromosome 8, fErpCal1.3, whole genome shotgun sequence DNA segment encodes these proteins:
- the LOC127529022 gene encoding LOW QUALITY PROTEIN: uncharacterized protein LOC127529022 (The sequence of the model RefSeq protein was modified relative to this genomic sequence to represent the inferred CDS: deleted 2 bases in 1 codon): MASLTFILILITLLLFFLPLSTSRTTLTFQVGKTASFQVDFCEIAPCSGRQEQWEWFDKYVCVSYPYYDSDSSFDSSDSECAFWSDVFANTGPNDWGYNPWQATQYGLKTRFSIIKGHAPHDCAENYCNPLIITLKDPSLQDSGTYVLAAYASGSDPLGFFQIKVTDNSYATNTGQLAGQLSSTFPPDSQQTLVKIMNISTLSSTFSIETGYGDQNRWLQWVLYSAKQTFQVNSTSFDPTLSFFLLTQTTPRADIWWMCRTPLLDILPPEWIGTCALVQLVMPFRLLPLKSPRVMSAPDRRRKPRSVDPSTFSLHDPGVYIDSIGVPRGVPDEFKARDQVAAGFESIFPIVTINKNVDWINYLYYNQQRFLNFTKEAVEGIHEQLDRTSLMTWQNRLALDMLLAEKGGVCAMFGDACCTYIPNNTAPDGSITRALAGLTALSNELATNSGISNPWDKWFMSTFGSWGQWLRSVFISLAVAFLILLLVACCIVPLIRYIVERVTHTSIFISAATAETKHGVNRKFKLSL, encoded by the exons ATGGCATCCCTAACATTCATACTCATTTTGATTACACTCTTACTGTTTTTCCTTCCATTATCCACTTCACGTACGACATTGACTTTCCAGGTGGGGAAGACTGCCTCATTCCAGGTTGACTTTTGTGAAATCGCCCCCTGTAGTGGAAGACAGGAACAATGGGAATGGTTTGACAAATATGTCTGTGTGAGCTACCCTTATTATGACTCTGATTCAAGTTTTGATTCATCTGACTCTGAATGTGCCttctggagtgatgtgtttgcaAACACAGGACCAAATGACTGGGGCTATAACCCCTGGCAGGCCACACAGTATGGCCTAAAGACTcgattttctattataaaaggacacgCCCCTCATGACTGTGCTGAGAACTATTGTAACCCtttgattattactttaaaagatcCCTCTTTGCAGGATTCAGGAACTTATGTTTTAGCTGCGTACGCAAGTGGTTCTGATCCACTAGGATTTTTTCAAATTAAGGTTACTGATAATTCCTATGCTACTAATACTGGCCAGCTTGCTGGTCAGCTTTCTTCTACCTTTCCTCCTGATTCACAACAAACTcttgtaaaaataatgaatatttctaCTCTTTCATCCaccttttcaattgaaactggatATGGTGACCAGAACCGCTGGTTACAGTGGGTTTTATACTCTGCTaaacaa actttccaaGTTAACTCTACCTCATTTGATCCAACATTATCCTTTTTTCTATTAACACAAACCACTCCccgtgctgatatttggtggatgtgccgtACTCCA TTACTAGATATCCTTCCCCCTGAGTGGATCGGCACATGTGCTTTAGTCCAACTCGTGATGCCCTTCCGCCTCCTCCCTCTCAAGTCTCCTCGTGTGATGTCCGCTCCTGACCGACGTCGCAAACCACGCTCAGTCGATCCTTCCACATTCTCTTTGCATGACCCTGGCGTTTACATTGATTCCATTGGTGTTCCTCGCGGAGTCCCTGATGAATTTAAAGCCAGAGATCAAGTTGCTGCTGGATTTGAGTCGATTTTTCCCatagttacaataaataaaaatgtagattggattaactATCTATATTATaaccaacagcgtttcctaaattttactaaagaagctgttgaagggatacatgagcagcttgatagaacatcccttatgacttggcaaaatcggttagcattagatatgctcctcgCCGAAAAAGGTGGTGTATGTGCTATGTTCGGTGATGCATGTTGCACTTACATCCCTAACAATACAGCTCCAGATGGATCAATTACTCGTGCTTTagcaggtttaactgccctttctaATGAATTAGCAACCAATTCTGGCATTTCTAATCCATGGGATAAATGGTTCATGTCTACTTTTGGATCCTGGGGCcaatggctcaggtcagtttttatttctctgGCTGTTGCTTTTCTGATCCTCTTACTAGTTGCTTGCTGTATTGTCCCCCTGATACGGTATATTGT cgagcgagtgacgcatacaagcatattcataagtgcagctactgcggaaacaaagcacggtgtaaaccgaaagtttaaattaagtttatag